The Pelosinus sp. IPA-1 genome includes the window TTTCGTTGATATTCTGTTATTATGTAATGAGGCTTCCGAAGACGGGAGCCTTTTTTTATAGAGAGGATGGTGTACATTATGGCACCAGAATTAGAAAAGCGTGTAGCAAGAAAAAGAGCTTATCGGAAAAGATGGATAGTAGCAATTGCAGTTCTTATATTCATGATAATATCGATTGTTGCGGCAGTATCTTTTAAGAATACTAGTTCTTCAACTTCAGCTGACTCTCCAATCGCTGTTGTTGAAAAAGCAAAGCAAGCCATAGGCTTACCTGCTCATAAGAAAATAAATATCTTGCTTTTAGGAATTGATGAACGTAAAAATGATATTGGACGTTCCAATGTAACCTGTGTAGTGACGGTAGATACAGATACTAAGAATCTCTCCATGCTTTGGGTACCGAGAGATAGTAGAGTAGCGATTCCGGATCATGGTTGGAATAAGATTGGTCATGCTTATGCATATGGTGGACCAAAATTATCAGAGCAGACAGTAGCAAATTTGTTGGGTGTACCGATTGATTACTATGTGGCAATAAATATGGATGGCTTTAAGAAAGTGATTGATGCCTTAGGTGGAGTTGACATTAATGTGGACAAGCGTATGTATTATTATGACCCTTACGATGAGGGAGAGGTAGATAACGACGGTCTTATTGACCTTAAACCTGGTATGCAGCATATGGATGGCAATGTTGCACTGCAATATGTACGGTTTCGACATGATGAGATGGGTGATATCGGAAGAATTGAACGCCAACAAAAATTTGCAAAGGCTTTATTAGCGGATGTGATCACCCCGTCAGTAATTCCTAAGGTACCAAATGTTATTAAGGAAGCCAATACTGTATTTAAGACAGATATGCCGGTAAGCGAAATGTTGAATTTAGCTACTATCATGAACGATGTTTATAAACAGGGGTTAAAAACAGAAATGGCACCTGGTAAACCTGTGTATATCGATGATCTCAGTTACTGGCTGCCTGATATTACGGCGACTCGCAAACAAGTTGCTCAAATTCAAGGACTGGCCGTAGATGACAAATATTTGGCAAGTGCTCGAAATTTGACTACTGAATATGAAAAATCTCTTTTAAAAAGTAAAGTTATCGATGCGCCTTAACTAGTAATAACAGTATTAATTTGTCTTTTAAATTTAAATATCGATAGAAATTATTAAAGTGAAAAATGGCCACTCTTGTTGAGTGGCCATTTTGTTATTATTAGAGGTGAAAATAGTAAGTAAGAAGAGGTATATGTGTTAAGTGAATAATTATGATGTATAAAATACATTGTATATTACTGCCCGGAAACGTCGAGAGACGCCAATGGATATAACAGGTATTACCGGATTAAGGTTTTACATAATGTGGCTGGGTTTAAAGTATTTCTCTACGTTATGCAGTGCTAAAACTTGAACGGCTAGAAGGTTTGACTAAGTTCTTTTTGTTTAGACCTTCTATGAGGAAGGTCTTTTATTATTGGGAGGGGGTGGTAAAGATGGATTCGGATAGTAGTATACCGCATATAATACTGAAGATACCGGTACTTGACACGATCTATGATTTAGCGAAGATTTTTACCACAAGGAGGAACTATCTATGGCATTTTTCTCAACCAATATACCAAAACACCGTTTGAAATGGGTTGATGCAGTTGTCCTAATATTTATTTTTGCGATACTCTACTCAGTATTAAATTTAGGTGCCAGCATGAATGCGCCTTTTACGTTAGAAGACCAGAGTGAAATTGCGCTTGATCCATCCATGCTCCCCTATTACGCAGGACGTTCCTTGTTGCGCATGTTTATCGCGTTTGGAGCATCCTTGCTATTTTCCCTATTTTATGGCTATATTGCTGCTAAAAGTCGGACTGCAGAGAAAATACTAATTCCATTACTGGATATGTTACAGTCCATTCCTGTATTGGGTTTCTTATCAGCAACAATTACTGCTTTTATTGCATTATTTCCAGGAAGTTTATTTGGTGTTGAGTTGGCTTCTATTTTAGCTATTTTTACAGGTCAGGCTTGGAATATGACCTTTAGCTTTTATAACTCACTCAAAACTATTCCTAAAGACTTACAAGAAGCATCTGATGTTCTCCATTTGAACTGGTGGCAGCGTTTCCTAAAACTGGAAGTACCTTTCTCCATGATTGGTCTAGTTTGGAATAGCATGATGTCATTTGGGGGTGGATGGTTCTTTCTGGCTGCCAGTGAAGCAATCAGTGTACTGGGGCAGAATATACGACTACCGGGGGTTGGCTCCTATCTTGCAGCAGCTATAGAAGCCGGTGATATGCAAGCTATCGGATATTCTATCGTAACAATGATTTCAATGATTATGCTTGTTGATCAAGTATTTTGGAGACCTCTCGTAGTATGGAGCCAAAAATTCAAAATGGAATTAACGGAGTCAGCTGACGCTTCGACTTCATTCGTCTATGACATACTGTATCGCTCGAGTCTAATTGGTGCGCTGAATCGCGTTTTACTAGCCCCTCTTTGGAGAGTAATAAACTTGCTATTGGATAGAATTGCATCCTTATCCGAAAATGTCTCACGGGATTTCCAGAGTGTACCTCAATCACTCTATATTAGCAAGTTAATTAAGTTCTTTCTTGTTGTGATCGTTCTAGGATTTATGCGTGATCCGGTTTCTCAAGCATTTGCACTGGTGTCTTCCATGGATAGCAGTAGCTTATTAGAAATAACGAAACTAGGGTTATATACACTTGGTCGTGTTATGATAGCTGTTCTATTAGGTGCAATTTGGACCGTTCCAGTTGGCGTTTGGATTGGCTTGAATCCTCGATTGGCGAAGGTGTTACAACCTATTATTCAAATTGCGGCTTCATTTCCGGCAAATATGCTGTTCCCGTTCATTACGATTTTGTTCTTGAAGTATCAAGTAAACTTTGAGTGGGGGGCAATTTCCCTCATGATGCTTGGAACCCAGTGGTATATTCTGTTTAACGTTATTGCAGGTACCATGTCTATTCCGAATGATTTACATGAGGCAGGAGCTGTTTTTAAACTACAAGGATGGCGGAAATGGAAGTCGCTTATTCTTCCAAGCATCTTCCCATATCTCATAACTGGTATCATTACCGCATCCGGAGGTGCGTGGAACGCAAGTATTGTTTCAGAGATTGTAAGTTGGCATGATGAGCAATTAATAGCAACAGGTCTCGGTGCGTTTATTAGCAAAGTCACTGAACAGGGTGATTGGGGCGGGATTATTTGGGGAATCACTGTCATGTGCTTATTCGTAGTTCTAATAAACCGGTTCTTATGGAGACGTTTATATCAGTTAGCTGAAGTGAAATATCATTTGGATTAGGAGGGGTAAACATGAAGGAATTAATTGAAGTTAATAAAATATATAAGAACTTTGGTATTAAAGGTCATGAAAATGCACCTATACTTGAAGACATCAACCTAGAAGTCAAAGAGGGGGAATTTCTTGCAATTCTTGGACCTTCCGGCTCAGGCAAATCTACCTTGTTGCGTATCATTGCAGGACTTGTTCCTGCTTCGAAGGGCACAGTCACCTACTTGGGAAACTCTATCCAGGGGGTAAATCCTGGGGTTGCAATGGTGTTCCAGTCTTTTGCTCTATTCCCTTGGCTAACCGTCTTGGAAAATGTAATGCTTGGGTTAGAATCCAAGAAACTCTCCGAAATAGAAAAGTATGATAAGGCGTTAAAGGTTATTGATATCGTCGGTCTTGATGGTTTCGAAAACGCATACCCAAAAGAACTCTCAGGTGGTATGCGGCAACGTGTAGGTATTGGTCGTGCTCTGGTTAGCGATCCTGACGTGCTTCTAATGGATGAACCATTTTCCGCTTTGGATGTTCTTACTGCTGAAAATCTACGCCGCGACTTGCTGGAGTTGTGGCTAGACAAAAAAATTCCAACCAAGTCTATCATTTTGGTGACACATGGTATTGAGGAAGCAGTGTATATGGCTGACCGTGCGATAATTCTTTCAACCAGTCCAGCTAGAGTCATAGAAGATATTGCTATCGATATTCCTCGCTGGCGTGATAAAAAAGCTACTAATTTCACTGCCCTCGTAGATAGGATTTATTCTTTGATGACCAAGAAAGAGGTAAAACGCAACGAACCCGCTATTTATCAGCCGAAGAAGATAACGGTGCTTCCCCATGTCTCGGCTGGGGCACTCACTGGCTTTCTTGAATTATTAGAAGATCTTAATGAAAGAACCGATCTCTATAGGCTAGCGGATCGGTTGGTCATGGATATTGAAGACTTTTTCCCCATCGTCGAGTTAGCCTCATTGCTAGGTTTCGCCAAAGTAATAGAGGGGGATATTGAGCTTACGCCTGAAGGTATTCAGTTTGCGAGAGCGACTGTATTGGAGCGTAAAGAATTATTCAAAGATCAATTATTAAAAACTGTTCCTTTTATTACACAAATGATCAATGTTTTGCAATCAAAATCCAATAAAAAGATGAATATAGAATTTTTCGAAGACCTTATCGCCCGTACTTATGGTGATGAAGTAGCCAAAACTCAGATTCAATTGATAGTCAGCTGGGGACGATATGCAGAACTTTTTGGATATGATAAGGTGACAGAGTTGGTTTATTTAGAAAGCGGAATTTAAGACTACGACCTAGACGAACGGATTCAAATTCGCATAAAACTCACAGTAAAATCGTTAATATCGTTGTGTTATCAAAAGAAAGTTTGAACAGATATTGAGAATGAGGGCGTAACTAACTAAATCCTGCACTGTTATACCCCATACGGGGAACCATATCATCTTTAATAGCGAAAAGCTCCTGCAAGAATTCCAGTGAGAATTGTTGCGGGAGCTTTGTATATATATTGATTTTTTTGATTCTATTCCAAAGGTTTCATTGACGAGAGTTAAAAAGGCGGAGAGGGGTGATGAAAGCCATTTTTCTTTATGATGACAAATTTGGATAGGCATGGAGAATTCGGGTCCCATCCAGTGTAAAGCGGTTAGTTGATTGTTTTTTAATTTCATATCAATTCAGTGGGCTGGGTACAGGAGTGCTGTCCTGAGTTGAGAGAAAAGGGAGCTGGATTACTATATTATTTTAAAAGGAACCTTTATAGAAAAGGTTCCTTTGCCGCATAAAGATAAAATTATTCACTATAATCAATCCATTGGAAAAGCAACTCACATAGGTGATTGATTTTAAAGATTTGTAAGCTTTTCAGCTATCAAATGCAGAGTGCGATTTGAACCTGCAATCATTTCTAAAATGTCACAAATTGGCTGGTTTGCAAGCCGATCAATATCTAAGCGATTACTGTGGGTATCAAAAATAATAACATCGGATGAAATGTTATTAAGAACAGATTTTGTAACGGCATTTTGAATAATATCCAGCGCTTTATTACTGGAAACAACTAGATCGTTGACTTCAAGCCTGATTTTTTTCAAATCAGCCTCAGCAGGAGAGATGTTACTTTGCAAATCGAACTTTATTTTTTCAATGTTATCAGCGATATGTCGGTAAAATTTTGTAGCAATGTATTGAATTAGTACACAGGCAGAATGGACAGATGCGGCGCGGGTTGCTGGAATGATTGTGACGTCTTTACGCAAGTAGGGGCGATAGGTTGGTGACAAAAGACCACCTTCACCAACAAAGCGGTCAACGCCGATTATATATTTGGCTTTTTGCAATCGCTCTGATATTTCTTCTTGCGGCATTTCACGATAGGCGATCGGCACAAACTCAACGCAGGTAATACCAAGGTTTTTGCAATAATT containing:
- a CDS encoding ABC transporter permease subunit; the protein is MAFFSTNIPKHRLKWVDAVVLIFIFAILYSVLNLGASMNAPFTLEDQSEIALDPSMLPYYAGRSLLRMFIAFGASLLFSLFYGYIAAKSRTAEKILIPLLDMLQSIPVLGFLSATITAFIALFPGSLFGVELASILAIFTGQAWNMTFSFYNSLKTIPKDLQEASDVLHLNWWQRFLKLEVPFSMIGLVWNSMMSFGGGWFFLAASEAISVLGQNIRLPGVGSYLAAAIEAGDMQAIGYSIVTMISMIMLVDQVFWRPLVVWSQKFKMELTESADASTSFVYDILYRSSLIGALNRVLLAPLWRVINLLLDRIASLSENVSRDFQSVPQSLYISKLIKFFLVVIVLGFMRDPVSQAFALVSSMDSSSLLEITKLGLYTLGRVMIAVLLGAIWTVPVGVWIGLNPRLAKVLQPIIQIAASFPANMLFPFITILFLKYQVNFEWGAISLMMLGTQWYILFNVIAGTMSIPNDLHEAGAVFKLQGWRKWKSLILPSIFPYLITGIITASGGAWNASIVSEIVSWHDEQLIATGLGAFISKVTEQGDWGGIIWGITVMCLFVVLINRFLWRRLYQLAEVKYHLD
- a CDS encoding LCP family protein, whose protein sequence is MAPELEKRVARKRAYRKRWIVAIAVLIFMIISIVAAVSFKNTSSSTSADSPIAVVEKAKQAIGLPAHKKINILLLGIDERKNDIGRSNVTCVVTVDTDTKNLSMLWVPRDSRVAIPDHGWNKIGHAYAYGGPKLSEQTVANLLGVPIDYYVAINMDGFKKVIDALGGVDINVDKRMYYYDPYDEGEVDNDGLIDLKPGMQHMDGNVALQYVRFRHDEMGDIGRIERQQKFAKALLADVITPSVIPKVPNVIKEANTVFKTDMPVSEMLNLATIMNDVYKQGLKTEMAPGKPVYIDDLSYWLPDITATRKQVAQIQGLAVDDKYLASARNLTTEYEKSLLKSKVIDAP
- a CDS encoding nitrate/sulfonate/bicarbonate ABC transporter ATP-binding protein, which codes for MKELIEVNKIYKNFGIKGHENAPILEDINLEVKEGEFLAILGPSGSGKSTLLRIIAGLVPASKGTVTYLGNSIQGVNPGVAMVFQSFALFPWLTVLENVMLGLESKKLSEIEKYDKALKVIDIVGLDGFENAYPKELSGGMRQRVGIGRALVSDPDVLLMDEPFSALDVLTAENLRRDLLELWLDKKIPTKSIILVTHGIEEAVYMADRAIILSTSPARVIEDIAIDIPRWRDKKATNFTALVDRIYSLMTKKEVKRNEPAIYQPKKITVLPHVSAGALTGFLELLEDLNERTDLYRLADRLVMDIEDFFPIVELASLLGFAKVIEGDIELTPEGIQFARATVLERKELFKDQLLKTVPFITQMINVLQSKSNKKMNIEFFEDLIARTYGDEVAKTQIQLIVSWGRYAELFGYDKVTELVYLESGI